A single region of the Bartonella harrusi genome encodes:
- a CDS encoding DUF3792 domain-containing protein: METRIPEDTPFDNHFLEETSLETDYPFFQPPLSWSAIFAGLITALATSICLSFLVAALGFNQMDFTSSTPFAGSFLSFGIGSLIVMLISLALGGFVAGRFAESSGTLHGFLTWALLTLIMTLQAVHVVSSTATIGAKAIGESTSALQQTGENLKTNLVSFFSQANNDNFANFFREIKDNGVDFDKLRSELRTLLKKSDIPALNPDRLKQSYQAALKEISSAITDFKEDPSHYRTTLKDLHDHLSDRIEDITEDINQNDIVKALMNNGMTRADAQKTADNALNLYQTAEEKTEQALKDLEAQAHTLSQKLNKTMKEARHTADKAATTTSHMGWWGFLGSLIGAMLSSVCGYYGYKSRKDIHML; this comes from the coding sequence ATGGAAACCCGCATTCCTGAGGATACACCCTTCGATAACCACTTTCTAGAAGAAACATCTCTAGAAACAGATTATCCTTTTTTCCAACCCCCACTTTCATGGTCAGCAATCTTTGCTGGACTGATCACAGCCCTTGCCACTTCAATCTGCTTATCTTTTCTGGTTGCAGCGTTAGGTTTTAACCAAATGGACTTCACCTCTTCGACACCTTTTGCAGGGTCCTTTCTCTCCTTTGGGATTGGCTCTCTTATCGTTATGCTCATCAGCCTTGCTTTAGGAGGCTTTGTCGCTGGACGCTTTGCTGAATCGTCCGGCACACTTCATGGCTTTCTCACTTGGGCTCTGTTAACCCTTATCATGACCCTCCAAGCCGTCCACGTGGTTTCAAGTACAGCAACAATAGGCGCAAAAGCTATTGGAGAAAGCACTTCAGCACTCCAACAAACTGGAGAAAATCTCAAAACAAATCTTGTTTCCTTCTTTTCACAAGCAAACAATGACAATTTTGCAAACTTTTTTCGTGAAATAAAGGACAATGGCGTTGATTTTGATAAATTGCGCAGTGAATTACGCACACTTCTCAAGAAAAGCGATATCCCTGCTCTCAATCCTGATCGTTTAAAGCAATCCTATCAAGCCGCTCTTAAAGAGATCAGTTCTGCGATAACGGATTTTAAGGAAGATCCTTCTCACTACCGCACCACTCTCAAGGACCTCCATGATCATCTTTCTGATCGTATCGAAGATATCACAGAAGACATCAATCAAAATGATATCGTCAAAGCTCTAATGAACAATGGCATGACGCGTGCGGATGCACAAAAAACAGCCGACAATGCACTTAATCTTTATCAAACAGCAGAGGAAAAAACCGAACAAGCACTTAAAGACCTTGAAGCGCAAGCCCATACACTTTCGCAAAAGCTCAACAAAACGATGAAAGAAGCACGTCACACAGCGGACAAAGCTGCTACAACAACCTCTCACATGGGATGGTGGGGCTTTTTAGGAAGCTTGATTGGTGCCATGCTTTCCAGTGTTTGTGGTTATTATGGTTACAAA
- the hisS gene encoding histidine--tRNA ligase, whose product MSSKQEKTKARLPRGFVDRTSAQLYATETMIAQIREVYELYGFEALETPVFEYTDVLGKFLPDEDRPNAGVFSLQDDDEQWMSLRYDLTAPLARYFAENFEILPKPYRSYRLGFVFRNEKPGPGRFRQFMQFDADIVGTPTVAADAEICMMAAESLEKLGFQQHEYALRLNNRKILDCVLEKIGLGGHKQAEKRLTVLRAIDKLDKFGPEGVRLLLGRGRLDESGDFTKGAELKEKDIECILALMAAGAETAEETLDALRKVVGDHVQGLEGIGELEEMQAIFAANGTENRIKIDPSVVRGLDYYTGPVFEATLLFDVFNDDGQKVVFGSVGGGGRYDGLVARFREEKIPATGFSIGVSRLIAALQNLRKLPVKEDAGPVVVLMMDKEPEAVAAYQKMVMQLRGAGIRAELYLGAAGIKAQMKYADRRKAPCVVIQGSQERESGKIQIKDLIEGARLSHEIKDNQTWRESRPAQVTVDEEQLVKTVQDILKTQKM is encoded by the coding sequence ATGTCATCAAAACAAGAAAAAACCAAAGCCCGTTTACCTCGTGGTTTTGTTGATCGCACAAGCGCACAGCTATATGCAACTGAGACTATGATTGCACAAATTCGTGAGGTTTATGAACTTTACGGTTTTGAAGCGCTTGAAACACCGGTTTTTGAATATACAGATGTGTTGGGTAAGTTTTTACCTGATGAAGATCGTCCTAATGCGGGGGTTTTTTCACTCCAAGATGATGATGAGCAGTGGATGTCTTTGCGCTATGATCTTACCGCGCCGCTTGCTCGTTATTTTGCAGAGAATTTTGAAATTTTGCCAAAACCTTATCGTAGTTATCGTCTTGGTTTTGTTTTTCGTAATGAAAAACCCGGACCAGGGCGGTTTCGGCAATTTATGCAGTTTGATGCGGATATTGTTGGAACACCTACAGTTGCTGCCGATGCTGAAATTTGCATGATGGCAGCGGAGAGTTTGGAAAAATTAGGGTTTCAACAGCATGAATATGCCCTTCGTTTGAATAACAGAAAAATTTTGGATTGCGTTTTAGAGAAAATTGGCTTGGGGGGACATAAACAGGCTGAAAAGCGTTTAACTGTCTTGAGAGCAATTGATAAGTTAGATAAATTTGGTCCTGAAGGTGTGCGTTTGCTGTTAGGGCGGGGGCGTTTGGATGAAAGTGGTGATTTTACAAAAGGGGCAGAGCTTAAGGAGAAAGACATTGAATGTATTCTTGCTTTGATGGCTGCTGGCGCTGAAACAGCAGAGGAAACCCTTGATGCTTTGAGAAAAGTCGTTGGAGATCATGTTCAAGGACTTGAGGGGATTGGTGAGCTTGAGGAAATGCAAGCAATTTTTGCCGCAAATGGCACCGAGAATCGTATCAAAATTGATCCATCAGTGGTGCGAGGACTGGATTATTATACGGGGCCTGTTTTTGAAGCGACATTGTTGTTTGATGTGTTCAATGATGATGGACAAAAGGTTGTTTTTGGTTCTGTTGGTGGTGGTGGACGCTATGATGGATTGGTGGCTCGTTTTCGAGAGGAGAAGATTCCAGCAACGGGTTTTTCCATTGGGGTTTCACGCTTGATCGCTGCTTTGCAAAATCTTAGAAAACTGCCTGTAAAAGAGGACGCAGGGCCCGTTGTGGTGCTGATGATGGATAAAGAGCCTGAGGCGGTTGCGGCTTATCAAAAAATGGTTATGCAACTGCGGGGTGCAGGAATTCGTGCTGAACTCTATTTGGGGGCAGCAGGGATAAAGGCACAGATGAAATATGCCGATCGGCGAAAAGCGCCTTGTGTGGTGATTCAAGGTTCACAAGAGCGTGAGAGCGGAAAAATACAGATCAAAGATTTAATTGAAGGAGCACGTTTGTCTCATGAAATTAAGGATAATCAGACATGGCGAGAAAGTCGACCAGCACAGGTAACCGTTGATGAAGAACAGTTGGTTAAAACAGTGCAAGATATTTTGAAAACACAAAAGATGTAA
- the pyrF gene encoding orotidine-5'-phosphate decarboxylase: MFCSTFFKNREIYGPLCVGFDPSHKVLQSWNLRCDYKGLKEFCEILLTAVVGKVGIIKPQAAFFELYGVEGLHVLKELIEEAHEQGLLVLVDAKRGDIGSTAEAYGRAWLGASSAFKADALTVNPFLGFDALIPLIKIAEETATVVFVVVQSSNPEGATLRNARIGDQTVSVHLAQRICDYNSHSFTQHPAVGPIGAVVGATLGSEAKETIQQLKNSLFLVPGIGAQGGTITQLKNQFPQNLWQNIIPSISRSITDAGCNSGDLKTLINHFAEQAKSTLML, encoded by the coding sequence ATGTTTTGTTCGACTTTTTTTAAAAACCGTGAAATCTATGGACCGCTTTGTGTTGGCTTTGATCCTAGTCATAAAGTTTTGCAATCTTGGAATTTGAGATGCGATTATAAAGGTTTAAAAGAGTTTTGTGAGATTCTCTTAACAGCCGTTGTTGGTAAAGTGGGTATTATAAAGCCGCAAGCCGCTTTTTTTGAGTTATATGGGGTGGAAGGTCTTCACGTTCTCAAAGAACTCATTGAAGAGGCACATGAACAAGGTTTATTGGTTCTCGTTGATGCAAAAAGGGGGGATATTGGCTCTACTGCTGAAGCTTATGGAAGGGCTTGGCTTGGCGCAAGCAGTGCATTTAAGGCCGATGCATTGACAGTTAATCCTTTTCTTGGTTTTGATGCGCTCATTCCTCTGATCAAGATTGCTGAAGAAACAGCAACAGTGGTTTTTGTGGTTGTTCAGTCCTCTAACCCAGAAGGAGCAACACTTCGCAATGCACGCATTGGCGATCAAACAGTTTCTGTTCATTTGGCACAGCGTATTTGTGATTATAATAGCCATTCTTTTACGCAACATCCTGCTGTTGGGCCCATCGGGGCGGTTGTTGGAGCAACTTTGGGCAGTGAAGCAAAAGAGACAATCCAACAGTTAAAAAACAGCTTGTTTCTCGTTCCAGGTATCGGAGCTCAAGGAGGAACAATCACACAATTGAAAAATCAGTTTCCACAAAATTTGTGGCAGAATATTATTCCCTCCATTTCACGTTCGATTACAGATGCTGGTTGTAACAGTGGTGATTTAAAAACGCTGATCAATCATTTTGCAGAGCAAGCTAAAAGCACACTGATGCTTTAA